From Cellulosimicrobium sp. ES-005, one genomic window encodes:
- a CDS encoding response regulator transcription factor, with amino-acid sequence MSDDPATHHVLVVDDDPGLLRAIAITLRTHGWRVSTATSGGAGIDLVATDTPDVILLDLGLPDLSGFDVIRAVRAWSTVPIVVLSARHLGDDKVDALDAGADDYVTKPFAMPELMARLRAAVRRSTGTARDGSAVVEAGDLHIDLARRRLLRGGVEVRLSPTEWALLEILVAQRGRVVEREHLLREVWGPTATRDTHYLRVYLAQLRRKIEDDPAAPRHLITSPGIGYRFEE; translated from the coding sequence GTGAGCGACGACCCGGCGACCCACCACGTCCTCGTCGTCGACGACGACCCCGGCCTGCTGCGCGCCATCGCCATCACGCTGCGCACGCACGGCTGGCGGGTGAGCACCGCCACGTCGGGCGGGGCGGGCATCGACCTCGTCGCGACGGACACGCCCGACGTCATCCTCCTCGACCTCGGTCTGCCCGACCTCAGCGGCTTCGACGTCATCCGCGCGGTGCGCGCGTGGAGCACCGTGCCGATCGTCGTGCTCTCCGCCCGCCACCTCGGCGACGACAAGGTCGACGCGCTCGACGCCGGCGCCGACGACTACGTCACCAAGCCGTTCGCGATGCCCGAGCTCATGGCGCGGCTGCGGGCCGCCGTGCGGCGGTCGACGGGCACCGCCCGGGACGGGTCCGCCGTCGTCGAGGCGGGCGACCTGCACATCGACCTCGCCCGCCGCCGCCTCCTGCGCGGCGGCGTCGAGGTGCGGCTGAGCCCCACCGAGTGGGCCCTGCTCGAGATCCTCGTCGCGCAGCGCGGGCGGGTCGTGGAGCGCGAGCACCTCCTGCGCGAGGTGTGGGGGCCGACCGCGACGCGCGACACCCACTACCTGCGGGTCTACCTCGCGCAGCTCCGCCGCAAGATCGAGGACGACCCGGCGGCCCCGCGCCACCTCATCACGAGCCCCGGCATCGGCTACCGGTTCGAGGAGTGA